Proteins encoded in a region of the Natator depressus isolate rNatDep1 chromosome 25, rNatDep2.hap1, whole genome shotgun sequence genome:
- the TBXA2R gene encoding thromboxane A2 receptor encodes MPCVLGEPPCPWPGMEANGSMASEMGSCFRSTNLSTNLSENGRKLIVSRWFSTAFGSIGLASNLFALCVLVSSSRKMHSRARSSFLIFLCGLVVTDFLGLLVTGTIIISYHFTKFNWMVVDPACYLCNFLGLSMVFFGQCPLLLGATMAGERFFGINRPFSRSTSMSKRRAWFMVGMVWAFSFSLGLLPILGLGDYTLQYPNSWCFITLLHDAKNVTFCLIFALLGILAVGLSFLFNTVSVVTLCRVYHDRESVQRRRDSEVEMMVQLVGIMIIATVCWLPLLIFIIQTVLQEPAPGLLPRHIPRQTEEMLLIYLRMVTWNQILDPWVYILFRRAVLKRIYPSLKTRPSIVSLYPMLNTSLRRKLTQESVLQ; translated from the exons ATGccgtgtgtgttgggggagcCGCCCTGCCCGTGGCCAGGGATGGAGGCCAATGGCAGCATGGCCAGCGAGATGGGCTCGTGCTTCCGCAGCACCAACCTCAGCACCAACCTCAGCGAGAACGGCAGGAAGCTGATTGTCTCGCGCTGGTTCTCCACCGCCTTCGGCAGCATCGGCCTTGCCTCCAACCTCTTTGCCCTCTGTGTGCTGGTCAGCTCCTCCCGGAAGATGCACAGCCGCGCCCGCTCCTCCTTCCTCATCTTCCTCTGCGGCCTGGTGGTGACGGACTTCCTTGGCCTGCTGGTGACCGGGACCATCATCATCTCCTACCACTTCACCAAGTTCAACTGGATGGTGGTCGACCCTGCTTGCTACCTCTGCAACTTCCTGGGCCTCTCCATGGTCTTCTTCGGCCAGTGCCCGCTGCTGCTGGGTGCCACCATGGCCGGGGAGCGCTTCTTTGGCATCAACCGCCCCTTCTCCCGCTCCACCAGCATGTCCAAGCGCCGAGCCTGGTTCATGGTAGGCATGGTCTGGGCCTTCTCCTtctccctgggactcctgcccatCCTGGGCCTGGGGGACTACACCCTGCAGTATCCCAACTCCTGGTGCTTCATCACTCTGCTGCATGATGCCAAGAACGTCACCTTCTGCCTGATCTTCGCCCTGCTGGGCATCCTGGCCGTAGGCCTCTCCTTCCTCTTCAACACGGTCAGCGTGGTGACGCTCTGCCGGGTCTACCATGACCGCGAGTCAGTGCAGAGGCGGCGGGACAGCGAGGTGGAGATGATGGTGCAGCTGGTGGGCATTATGATCATTGCCACCGTCTGCTGGTTACCCTTGCTG atatTTATCATCCAGACGGTCCTGCAGGAGCCCGCCCCCGGCTTGCTGCCCCGACACATCCCGCGGCAGACCGAGGAGATGCTGCTGATCTACCTGCGCATGGTCACCTGGAACCAGATCCTGGACCCCTGGGTCTACATCCTCTTCCGCAGGGCTGTGCTGAAGCGCATCTACCCCAGCCTCAAGACACGGCCCTCCATCGTCTCCCTCTACCCCATGCTCAACACCTCCCTGCGCCGCAAGCTCACTCAGGAGTCCGTGCTGCAGTAG